From a region of the Nodosilinea sp. PGN35 genome:
- a CDS encoding sulfatase: MAARPDILFLVLDTQRADRLSCYGYDQPTSPHLDAIAAQATRFTQAVSAAQWTVPSHASMFTGLYPSEHTMVQSYSVLPQDLPTLAERLEASGYYTAGFCNNPLVGVINNGLRRGFTSFLNYSGLLTSKPNQAGSRPGLVSRYRQWFKGNVAALLNRIQDAFARSDALLALSFTPLMVPLWQTALSFKGNTQKSLEDTANLLINRTGTRADQPIFTFVNLMGTHMPYHPPRRYIEQFAPHVLADREAQTFLQRFNGDVYGWLAPLTGALDDQQKQTLDGMYDAEVAHQDALLGEFFKRLQTSGQFDNTLVIICADHGEHLGEKQYMGHSLSIYNELVRVPLIIRDPQNRLEQGSVVDAVVSTRRLFHTVLAAAGIPNERELALDLAHSQDAPQRDYVFAEAIPPQNVVNLMQKRQPELVKEMGCDRIRRAVWMGQHKLIETEGSVAELYDVLEDPTEALDLSAILPENVEVLQDCLQAFADRSDQSLAQATLTRAADYDDPDVRRRLEDLGYLED, encoded by the coding sequence ATGGCTGCACGCCCCGATATTCTCTTCCTTGTGCTCGACACCCAGCGGGCCGATCGCCTCTCCTGCTACGGCTACGACCAGCCGACCTCGCCGCATCTAGATGCGATCGCAGCCCAGGCCACCCGCTTCACCCAAGCGGTTTCTGCCGCCCAGTGGACGGTGCCCTCCCACGCCTCCATGTTCACGGGGCTGTACCCCTCCGAGCACACCATGGTGCAGTCGTACTCGGTGCTGCCCCAGGATTTACCGACTCTCGCCGAGCGCCTCGAAGCCAGCGGCTACTACACCGCCGGGTTCTGCAACAACCCGCTGGTCGGCGTCATCAACAACGGGCTGCGGCGGGGGTTCACCAGCTTTCTCAACTACAGCGGGCTGCTCACCTCTAAGCCCAACCAGGCGGGTAGCCGTCCCGGCCTCGTCAGCCGCTATCGCCAGTGGTTCAAGGGCAACGTGGCGGCGCTGCTGAACCGGATTCAGGACGCTTTTGCGCGATCGGATGCGCTTTTAGCGCTCAGCTTTACGCCGCTGATGGTGCCCCTGTGGCAGACGGCCCTGAGCTTTAAGGGCAACACCCAGAAATCCCTAGAAGACACCGCCAACCTGCTGATCAACCGCACCGGCACCAGGGCCGACCAGCCCATCTTCACCTTCGTGAATTTAATGGGCACCCACATGCCCTACCACCCGCCCCGCCGCTACATTGAGCAGTTTGCCCCCCACGTGCTGGCCGATCGCGAGGCCCAGACTTTTTTGCAGCGGTTCAACGGCGATGTCTACGGCTGGCTAGCCCCGCTGACTGGCGCATTAGACGACCAGCAAAAGCAAACCCTCGACGGCATGTACGACGCCGAGGTTGCCCACCAGGATGCACTGCTGGGGGAATTCTTTAAGCGGCTCCAAACCTCTGGCCAGTTCGACAACACCCTGGTGATCATCTGCGCCGACCACGGCGAGCACCTGGGCGAAAAGCAGTACATGGGCCACAGCCTCTCGATCTACAACGAGCTGGTGCGGGTACCGCTGATCATCCGCGACCCGCAAAATCGGCTAGAGCAGGGTTCAGTGGTGGATGCCGTTGTCTCTACCCGCCGCCTGTTTCACACGGTGCTGGCCGCCGCAGGCATCCCCAACGAGAGGGAGCTAGCCCTAGATCTGGCCCACAGCCAGGATGCGCCCCAGCGGGACTACGTCTTTGCCGAGGCGATTCCGCCCCAGAACGTGGTCAACCTGATGCAGAAGCGCCAGCCGGAGCTGGTGAAGGAAATGGGGTGCGATCGCATTCGTCGCGCCGTCTGGATGGGCCAGCACAAGCTGATCGAAACTGAGGGCTCCGTGGCCGAACTCTACGACGTGCTGGAAGACCCCACCGAAGCCCTCGACCTCAGCGCCATCCTGCCGGAGAATGTGGAGGTGCTGCAAGACTGCCTGCAAGCCTTCGCCGATCGCTCTGACCAATCCCTGGCCCAGGCAACCCTCACCCGCGCCGCCGACTACGACGACCCCGATGTTCGCCGCCGCCTCGAAGACCTGGGCTACCTGGAGGATTAA
- the lgt gene encoding prolipoprotein diacylglyceryl transferase — translation MYPPVSPIIFELGPFALRWYGLLMLAAILTAATVAGRYVARQGEDPDNLWDMLFWILIPGFIGARLYYVFIQSPRGPEGLGYYLQNPGQILQIWGGGIHIFGGFIFGAIALFLFARLRRLNPLPYLDGIALGLPLAQAIGRWGNFINQELYGPPTTLPWGLRIDPQHRIPPYNDLAQYPDATRFHPLFLYESLWNFAGFAVLFWISRRFEKQLKPGDLALGYLIWYPLGRFFIEFLRTDSWFFPGTPFNVVHILSAGAIALSAFVLYRRHRRTVT, via the coding sequence ATGTATCCTCCTGTCTCCCCGATCATCTTTGAGCTTGGCCCCTTTGCCCTGCGCTGGTATGGGCTGCTAATGCTGGCGGCCATTCTCACGGCGGCGACGGTGGCCGGGCGCTACGTGGCCCGCCAGGGCGAAGACCCCGACAACCTCTGGGACATGCTGTTCTGGATATTGATTCCAGGGTTCATTGGGGCGCGGCTGTACTACGTATTCATTCAATCCCCCCGTGGGCCAGAGGGGCTGGGCTACTACCTGCAAAATCCGGGCCAGATTTTGCAGATCTGGGGCGGCGGTATCCACATTTTTGGTGGGTTTATCTTTGGAGCAATCGCGCTTTTCCTCTTTGCCCGCCTGCGCCGCCTCAACCCTCTGCCCTACCTCGACGGCATTGCCCTCGGCCTACCCCTGGCCCAGGCCATTGGCCGCTGGGGCAACTTCATCAACCAGGAACTCTACGGCCCGCCCACTACTCTGCCCTGGGGCCTGCGCATTGACCCCCAGCACCGCATCCCTCCCTACAACGACCTGGCCCAGTACCCCGACGCCACCCGGTTCCATCCGCTGTTTCTCTACGAGTCGCTGTGGAATTTTGCGGGGTTTGCGGTGCTGTTTTGGATCTCGCGCCGGTTTGAAAAGCAGCTCAAGCCGGGCGATTTGGCCCTGGGCTACTTGATCTGGTATCCGCTAGGGCGATTCTTTATTGAGTTTTTGCGCACGGATTCGTGGTTTTTCCCGGGTACACCGTTTAACGTGGTGCACATTCTGTCGGCGGGGGCGATCGCACTCTCAGCTTTTGTTCTCTACCGCCGCCACCGCCGCACAGTGACCTAA
- a CDS encoding Uma2 family endonuclease produces MTPAALVTKPISQLQLAPGSLLTIPNVSWDEFEAILQELGNHRAVRATYFEQTLELMVPLPEHEKPKEIIGDIVKTLLKASGRRYEPFGSTTFREAGVAGVEPDACFYIANYQPMIGRRRLEPGDPPPDLAIETDVTSKTTLDAYLAIGVPELWIFANGKLNIYVLQPGGYITVDESPTFPGLPLAEWIATTVTRSWQVGTSQALEELEARI; encoded by the coding sequence ATGACCCCCGCTGCATTGGTCACAAAGCCCATCAGCCAGCTACAGCTGGCTCCCGGCAGCCTGCTAACGATTCCAAACGTGAGCTGGGATGAGTTTGAGGCAATCCTTCAAGAGCTGGGTAACCACCGGGCGGTGCGGGCCACCTACTTCGAGCAAACCTTAGAACTCATGGTTCCGCTGCCCGAGCACGAAAAGCCTAAAGAAATCATTGGCGACATTGTTAAAACCCTGCTAAAAGCCTCTGGTCGCCGCTACGAACCCTTTGGCTCGACCACGTTTCGTGAGGCTGGAGTCGCTGGGGTGGAGCCCGATGCTTGCTTTTACATTGCCAACTATCAGCCGATGATTGGTCGTCGCCGTTTAGAACCGGGCGATCCGCCGCCCGATCTAGCGATTGAAACCGATGTGACGTCAAAGACAACGCTGGATGCCTACCTGGCCATTGGCGTGCCCGAACTGTGGATTTTTGCCAACGGCAAATTGAACATCTACGTCTTGCAACCAGGTGGTTACATCACCGTTGACGAAAGCCCCACGTTTCCCGGTCTGCCCCTGGCGGAATGGATTGCGACTACGGTGACGCGATCGTGGCAGGTAGGGACATCCCAAGCGCTGGAGGAGCTGGAAGCGCGGATTTAG
- a CDS encoding DUF29 domain-containing protein codes for MSLKQKPSKLSDLYDRDYALWLEMTYQQLAEQRFTELDLPNLLEELGDMGRSEKRAVISNLIVVLMHLLKYAYQPEKRSNSWRFTLKEHRRRLQSALQTSPSLKAYLLENFAECYAEARDLAATETGLDLEFFPETSPFTPEETLDRAFLPE; via the coding sequence GTGAGTTTGAAGCAGAAACCGTCGAAGCTTAGCGACCTGTATGACCGAGACTATGCGCTCTGGCTAGAGATGACCTACCAGCAGTTGGCAGAGCAGCGGTTTACAGAACTAGATCTGCCCAACTTATTAGAAGAACTGGGTGATATGGGGCGCAGTGAAAAACGGGCTGTAATCAGTAACCTAATTGTGGTGCTGATGCATCTCCTGAAGTATGCCTACCAGCCTGAAAAACGCTCTAACAGCTGGCGATTTACCCTAAAAGAGCATCGCCGTCGGCTCCAGTCGGCCCTCCAGACCAGCCCCAGTCTGAAGGCATACTTGCTGGAAAATTTTGCTGAATGCTACGCCGAGGCTAGGGATTTAGCGGCTACCGAAACGGGACTAGATCTGGAGTTTTTCCCGGAGACCAGCCCATTCACTCCCGAAGAAACCCTAGACCGAGCATTTTTGCCAGAATAG